One genomic segment of Vicia villosa cultivar HV-30 ecotype Madison, WI unplaced genomic scaffold, Vvil1.0 ctg.002352F_1_1, whole genome shotgun sequence includes these proteins:
- the LOC131638615 gene encoding non-specific lipid-transfer protein 1-like has translation MASLKVACVVALMCMVVVTAPMAEAAISCGAVTGYLGPCISYLKGGPGPSLQCCGGVKKLNAAAQTTPARKAACNCLKDAAGSTPGLNANNAATLSAKCGLSLPYKFGPNTDCTSIRL, from the exons ATGGCAAGCTTGAAAGTTGCATGTGTGGTTGCATTGATGTGCATGGTGGTTGTTACTGCACCCATGGCAGAGGCTGCAATCTCATGCGGTGCAGTAACTGGTTACCTTGGCCCATGCATTTCTTATCTTAAGGGTGGTCCTGGTCCTTCGTTGCAATGCTGTGGTGGAGTGAAGAAACTTAACGCGGCGGCCCAAACTACCCCCGCCCGTAAGGCCGCTTGCAACTGCTTGAAAGATGCTGCTGGTTCCACTCCTGGTTTAAATGCCAATAATGCTGCTACTCTCTCTGCCAAATGTGGTCTTTCCCTTCCCTACAAGTTTGGCCCTAATACCGATTGTACTAG CATCAGGCTCTAA